One window from the genome of Pedobacter schmidteae encodes:
- a CDS encoding FecR family protein → MNVKLTDLYQRYIDDTCTEKERAELFSIIATNPEDPQIEGLMDGTWHQINTTEIQTFQNADVVLGNILQTGDRSLVKKNNWYRYAAAASIAVALSAAIYLFATRNPAIKQEAETASQITPGANKATLTLADGKVISLDSAADGEIARQAGIMVSKTKDGQLVYDLSKKQTGTDLAYNTISTPRGGQYQVNLPDGTKIWLNAASSLRYPTVFNEGKRKVQLTGEAYFEVAKDKTHPFIVATDKQEIEVLGTHFNVNSYTDENVTKTTLLEGSVKVSILKSQSASFLKPGQQSVLRNNGLNVYTVDTEETVAWKNGYFQFNEADLGSIMRQLSRWYNIDVVIEGKLPDDLFHFKVPRNLSLNDVLKIFETNGINFKTEGRKLIVKS, encoded by the coding sequence ATGAATGTAAAATTAACAGATTTGTACCAGCGTTATATTGACGATACCTGCACGGAAAAAGAACGTGCAGAACTTTTCTCGATCATAGCGACCAATCCCGAAGACCCACAAATTGAAGGTCTTATGGATGGCACATGGCATCAAATAAATACAACCGAAATCCAGACTTTTCAAAATGCTGATGTGGTACTGGGCAATATACTGCAAACCGGCGACAGGTCCCTTGTTAAAAAGAACAACTGGTACAGATATGCTGCTGCTGCTTCAATAGCAGTTGCTTTAAGTGCCGCCATCTATTTATTTGCCACGCGTAATCCTGCAATAAAACAGGAAGCCGAAACTGCCAGTCAAATTACTCCCGGAGCAAATAAAGCAACCCTAACCCTGGCTGATGGAAAAGTAATTAGTTTAGATAGTGCTGCCGACGGCGAAATAGCCCGGCAGGCAGGTATAATGGTCAGTAAGACAAAAGATGGTCAGCTGGTTTATGATCTATCCAAAAAACAGACTGGTACAGATCTGGCTTATAATACCATATCCACACCACGTGGCGGACAATATCAGGTTAATCTGCCTGATGGCACAAAAATATGGCTTAATGCCGCTTCCTCTTTACGTTATCCTACAGTTTTTAATGAAGGGAAACGCAAAGTACAATTAACTGGTGAGGCCTATTTTGAAGTAGCGAAAGATAAAACACATCCTTTTATAGTAGCAACAGATAAGCAGGAAATTGAAGTATTGGGCACACATTTTAATGTAAACAGCTATACCGATGAAAATGTGACCAAAACTACCCTTTTAGAAGGGAGTGTTAAAGTCTCTATACTCAAATCGCAGTCTGCAAGTTTCCTTAAACCTGGACAGCAATCTGTGTTGCGCAATAATGGATTAAATGTTTATACTGTAGACACGGAAGAAACAGTAGCCTGGAAAAATGGTTATTTCCAGTTCAATGAGGCCGACCTTGGCAGTATCATGCGCCAGCTTTCCCGTTGGTACAATATAGACGTAGTTATAGAGGGTAAGTTGCCGGATGATCTTTTTCACTTTAAGGTACCAAGAAACCTGAGTCTTAATGATGTATTGAAAATATTTGAAACCAATGGTATTAACTTTAAAACAGAAGGGAGAAAGCTTATCGTAAAATCATAA
- a CDS encoding RNA polymerase sigma-70 factor → MQLKPETDFNNDKALLHQISTGDAKAFSIFFHRYSAKVYTYALKIIKSDTLSEEIVQEVFVKIWNLEDQLNSIENLDAYLRVLTRNHTLKVLRRIALEVRTSKMMAPDYKETHNETEEYIIFKDSEKILNQGIDQLPAQQRLVYQLCHQEGLKYEEVAERLSISKLTVKTHMQHALRFLRNYVSTHTDIAILVILMTFLAERH, encoded by the coding sequence ATGCAACTAAAGCCTGAAACCGATTTTAATAATGATAAAGCACTTTTACACCAGATCTCGACAGGTGATGCAAAAGCTTTCAGTATTTTTTTTCATCGCTACAGTGCTAAGGTTTACACCTACGCCTTAAAAATTATTAAGTCTGATACCCTTTCTGAAGAAATTGTACAGGAAGTATTTGTAAAAATATGGAACCTGGAAGACCAGTTGAACAGCATTGAAAATCTGGATGCTTACCTCCGTGTATTAACGCGCAACCATACCTTAAAGGTTTTGCGCAGAATAGCCCTCGAAGTGCGAACCAGCAAAATGATGGCACCCGACTATAAGGAAACCCACAACGAAACTGAAGAATACATCATTTTTAAAGATTCTGAGAAGATTTTAAACCAGGGCATTGATCAACTGCCTGCACAACAAAGACTGGTTTACCAGCTTTGTCACCAGGAGGGTTTAAAGTACGAAGAGGTTGCCGAAAGGCTGAGCATTTCTAAGCTCACCGTAAAAACCCATATGCAACATGCGCTCCGTTTTCTACGCAATTATGTAAGCACGCATACTGATATCGCGATTCTGGTTATTCTGATGACTTTCCTGGCCGAAAGACATTAA
- a CDS encoding TlpA disulfide reductase family protein, producing MKKLNILSITLMLAPLLGAAQGNPFTLTGKVADSKRMVDRTIYLKFKQNGTEIKDSTQLINGMYTFKGMVSYPVKATIQLKVADSVEQYHKQTRILKDYAHEFYLDKGQLSANAAEKLNSTIIKGSAAEDDHQQLNTLLDPFYKASNKLYDQEGRKVYQSKDSAAIAAYTKKSYAIQDQIETTKKNFLFSHPQSGMVLDMLNEYTRTILEPSEIEPLFKQIQPGLKASSEGQAYAKRMEQARSTALGAKAPDFTLKDRNGKAVSLSAMKGKLVLLDFWGSWCFPCRSTHPHLRALYAEYKNKGFEILGVSNERGTPEENYKKWTAALDQDKMTWVNVLSEKGEKDKPTVASQYSVNAYPTKVLINKEGFIVKKFVGSGEANAQALDELIKKML from the coding sequence ATGAAAAAGCTAAATATACTATCCATTACCCTGATGCTGGCTCCCCTTTTGGGAGCCGCCCAGGGCAATCCCTTTACATTAACAGGGAAAGTTGCCGATAGCAAACGTATGGTCGATAGGACCATATACCTGAAGTTTAAACAGAATGGCACCGAGATAAAAGACAGTACACAGCTGATCAACGGAATGTATACTTTTAAAGGCATGGTATCCTACCCGGTAAAAGCTACAATCCAGTTAAAGGTTGCCGACAGTGTGGAGCAATATCACAAGCAAACCAGGATTCTGAAAGATTACGCTCATGAATTTTACCTGGATAAAGGGCAGCTCAGCGCAAACGCAGCCGAAAAGCTAAATAGCACTATTATTAAAGGCTCTGCAGCAGAGGACGATCATCAGCAACTCAATACCTTACTTGATCCATTTTACAAAGCCAGCAACAAACTTTATGATCAGGAAGGCAGGAAAGTTTATCAAAGCAAAGATAGCGCTGCTATTGCTGCCTACACCAAAAAAAGTTATGCCATTCAGGATCAGATTGAAACTACAAAAAAGAACTTTCTTTTTAGTCACCCCCAATCGGGAATGGTGCTCGACATGCTGAATGAATATACACGAACCATATTGGAACCTTCCGAAATAGAGCCCTTGTTTAAGCAGATACAACCCGGATTAAAAGCGTCTTCGGAGGGACAAGCCTATGCCAAACGGATGGAACAAGCACGAAGCACCGCCCTTGGTGCGAAAGCGCCTGATTTCACACTAAAAGATAGAAACGGAAAAGCAGTAAGCTTGTCGGCCATGAAGGGCAAACTGGTACTATTGGATTTCTGGGGCAGCTGGTGTTTTCCATGCCGGTCAACCCATCCTCATTTAAGAGCCCTGTACGCCGAATATAAAAACAAGGGTTTTGAAATTTTAGGTGTATCCAATGAACGTGGCACTCCGGAAGAAAACTATAAAAAATGGACTGCCGCATTAGATCAGGATAAAATGACCTGGGTAAATGTTTTGAGCGAAAAAGGAGAAAAGGATAAACCAACCGTAGCAAGCCAATACAGTGTAAATGCCTATCCTACCAAAGTACTCATCAACAAAGAGGGTTTTATTGTAAAGAAATTTGTAGGTAGCGGAGAGGCCAATGCACAAGCGCTCGACGAACTGATCAAAAAAATGCTTTAA